CAAAGCGGTCGCGGCACGTCGCAAGCTGCTTGTCGCATCCCTCGACCAGCCGCACGCGCACCGGTGCCGCTGGTTCGAACGCCGGCGCCTCGGCGAGATGAAGACTTTCTCCGTCCGCGGAAATCACAGGGCTTTCCAGGCCGCAATTGGCGCCCTCGATCCACGACAAGCTGCCAAAAGCCATGCCGCCCACCGCCGCGTCGAGCGTCACCACGCGCCCGTCGACCGCCAGCACCCGCCGGATATGCGTGCGCGGCGCCAGATCGACGCGGCACGCGCGGTCGCCGAGCATTGCGCGGCACGAGGGCGAGGTCGCCGGGCATACCGGCCGGTCGAGCAGCCGCGTCACGCCTTGCAGCTCGGCGGCAAAGGCCGTCCCGCGCTGCTCGATCGCCCCTAATGATCCGCGCGCGACCGTCACCGGCGCCGCCTCCGGCGCGGTCCAGTCGGTGACGAACAGCTCGAGTTCCGCCCCGTCCCATCGCCCCGCTTCCAGATCGCGCGCGGCGATCGCGTCACTCGCGATTGCGCCCTCCAGGTCCATCGTCGCGGCGTCGATGCCGTCGTTCGTCTCGATCGCCGAGGGTTTCATCCCCGGCGCCGCGCGATAGGCCAAGCCGCCGACTACCAAATCGCGGTCGTGCGAGGTGAAGCCGATCGCGATCCCGTCGCGCCGCGCCAACCGCCAGCACCAGGCGAGCGTCACCAACTCCTCGCGCAGCCAGCCGGGCGCTTCCATCATCACCATGGCGCCCGCACCTCGACCAGCGGCACGCTCGCCAATTCGCCCGCGAGAAAGGTCGCGCGGCTCGCCTCCAGCCGGTCTTCGGCAAATCGCACCGGCACATCGAACAGAAAGCCCGCGCGCACCGCGACCCCCGGCCCCGGCGCGGCGTCGAGCGACACCTCGCCATCGTCGGTGATCAGGAACGCCGCCGTCTCGATCCCGTCGACCGCGACGCGCACGCTCCCTTCGACCGGCAGCCGGATCGGGCGGACCTGTTCGGCATCGCCCTCGCCATAGCGCTTCACCAGCGCGAACTGCCGCCGTTCCCCGTCGCCCAGACCGAGCAGCTGATCGTCCGCCGCCGGCAGACCGCCGTCGGCGGCCGAACTCCCGTCGAAGGGATCGCGAAAGCGAAACCCCCGCGCCGCGCCGCGCCGCGCGCGAAAGAAATCGGTCAGTGCGCGCACATCGGTTTCGGACCGGATTCCCGGCCCCGCGTCATAACGCATCCGCGGCTCGGCCCATTCGCTCGCGCGCTGCTCATGCCCCGATGGCGAACTCACGATCTGGGTCGAAAATTCGGTGACGACCACCGCTTCGCGCCCGATCGCGAGCGGAAAATCCACCGCATCGAAAGCCTGCACATCATCCTCCCCGTCAAAGATCACGAACCCGTCGCGCGCCACCTGCGGCAGCGCCCAGATAAAGGCGCGCGCCACCCCCGCGCGCCGCGCCGCGCCAGCCGCCTCGGCAATCGCCGCCCACCCGGCGCGCTGCTCGGGCAACAGCACGAAGCCCGAAAAATAATGCTGCTCATGGGCTGGATAGCCGAGCCGTACCGTCATCGCCGTCCGCGCGCCCGCCGTTTCCACGCCGCGCCCGCCGGTTACCCAGTCATAATCCTCCAGTTGCAGCACGTCGAAGGCCGGCGCTGCCCACCCTAACGGCACATTGGCGCGGCGCAGCGCGGGCGCCGCGGGGTCGAGGACCGTCGGCAGATAGACTAGCAGATGGCTAACCAGCCCCGTCGCGTCCGCCTCATCGCGCGCCGCCGCAACCAGCGCCGTTGTCGACGCCGCAAGCAGCGCCCCCAACGCATCGAGCATCGCCAGTTGCGACGCGTCCAGCATCCCGCGCACATCGGCGATCGGCACGCTGGCGCTGCCCAGCGCCGCCGTCGTCGCGGCATCATAGGCGCATATCCGCCCTTCGCCCGCGATCCACCACCACGGTTCGCCGACCTGGAATTTCAGGTCGAGTCCCGCCGCCGCGCCGATTGCGACGAACGCGCGTGCGACCGACTGCAAATATCCCATCGCCTCGTCATTCGCGGGGGACAGCAAGGTCGACGGAGGCTCCCACCCGGTCAGCGCCGGCGACCCGTCGCTCGCGCGCTGCTTCCAGTTTTCCGGGCAATAGGCATCGAACAGCTCGTAGGAGAGCGACCAGATCACTCCCAGCCCCGCCGCTTCGCATGCCGCCGCGAACGCCGCGTGCCACGCTGCGCTCGGCGCATTGAGCGCGCCGCCCGCAACGCCGACATGAAATGCGCCCTCCGCCGCCTCGAGCCGCATATAATGGCTCATCCCGACATAATGGACGATGTCGCCGCGATAGCCGAGCTGCACGACCTGCCGCACCAGCCGCGCGGGCGTCAGATGATAGCTGTCGTCATAGCCGCTCGCGATGCCCAGCCCCCCGTCTGCCGGGTCCAGCTCGGGCATCACCACATCGCCGATCGCAAGCACCGATCCCGATCCCGAGCAGACGATCTCGCTCATCTCGGCCCAGCCCTGCACGGGGGCCGGCAGCACGCCATCGCCGCCGTCATAGACCGGTGGCACCAGCGAAATGAACATCCGGTCGATATCGCCCGCCCACACGGGGTCGGCTTCGCCGGGCAACAGAAACCCGCCGGCCAGCGCATCGAAATCGAGTGTGACGATGGCGTCTTCCGCCGCCCCCTCGGCGTAATTCCACAGCCGCACATACCAGGCGCGAGCGCTCCCCGCGGCGTCGCGCCCCTCGATCGTCAGCGTCGGCCCGTGCAGCGCATCGAGCGGCTTAACCCCGCCCGACCGCCAGCGGAAGCTCAGCCGTGCGTGCCGGAAATCGCGTTTCGTCTCATAGGCGAGCAGCGGGTGATCCCAACGATCCTCGCTCTCCCAGATCAGCCCCGCCAGATCCTGCTTCCGATAAAAGACCGCCTCAACGCGCAGGGCGTCAGGCGCGTCGCTCGTCACGCTCGCCATCATCGGCCGCGCGAAATCGACCGTCCAGAACCTCGGGTCGAACCGCTTGAGCCAGGTTTTCCGATGATGCGGCTCGGCGGCCGAAACCAGCGCCCAGCCCATCAATCCTCTCCGCTTGCCACCGCGCGCCGCACCGCACGGGCCAGCTGCCGCCCCGTCTGCGCCAGCCGCTGCGGCTCGCTGCCTGCCTCGCCCCGCACATTCACCGTGATCGCGATGTTGCGCACGCCCCCGCCCGCCGCCTCGATCCGCCCGCTCGCGGTCGGCACGAACAGCTCGGGCCCGCGCTCGCCGACGCGATAGGCCCGCCCCGCGCTCACCGGCCCACCCGTCGCCCGGCCCGGCGCGCCGAACAGCGCCATCGCGATCGACGTACCCAGCGACAGCAGCCCCCCGCCGCCCGATCCGCCGCTCGCCGCGCCGATACCGTTCGAAATCGCCGCGCGCGCAATATCGGCCATCACCGACAGCGCGAGCCGCTTCAGATCCTCGAACCCCATCTTGCCGCTCACGATCGCGCGCGACAGCGCCCGCTCGATCGCACGCCCCGCGCGATCGGCTTCGACGACCAGCGGCCCGCCCAGTTCGGCGCGCAGCGCCGCTATGTCGCGCCGGAACGCTCCGGTATCGGCGCGCACCGCGACGATCATTTCGTCCACCTCATCCATCGGGAAATCTCTCCATCATCGCCGTCAGCGCCGCACCGTCGAAACAGGTCGCCTCGCCGGGGTCGACCCACCCCGCCAGCGCCGCGCGGACGTCGGCCGGCGTCGCCGCCCAGAACTCGCCCGGCCGCCATCCCGCGACGCGTGCCATCACCCCTGCGAGCCTGATCGCTGCGGGGCCAAGCCGATCGTCCGCCACCTCATCGTCCCTGCAATATCTGTCCCAGCAGCACGCGCAGCGCCGGGGTCACGGCAGCCAGTCCCTCGGCGACCACCGCCTCGCCCACCGCTTCGCGCGTCAAGGCCTCGGGCCGCTCCTTAACGCAATGCCAGAACAGCCCCGCCAACTCGCCCAGCCCCAACCGCCCCTCGGCCGCCCGTTCGACCAGGCCGAAGAGCGGCCCCAGCTCGGCCTCGGCGGCGACCAGCGCCGCAAAGCTCGGCCGCAGCACCAGCCGCCGCCCGCCGACCGTCAGTTCCGCCTCGCCGCGAAGCGCGTTGGCCCCGCTCACAGGCTCACCACCGCGCCGCTCGATTCCAGGTTCAGCGTGTAATTGCGCTCGCCATTATAATCGCCGGCATAGTCGAGCCGCGTGACGAGGAAACGCCCGCGCATCCGCTCGCCACTTTCGAAGCTCAGCTCATAATCGTCGATGGTCCCCGACAAGGCATGGCCGCGCAGCCGCACCTCGGCGTCCGAACCCGTAAAAATGCCCGCCGCGCTCACCGACACCGACCGGACGCCTGCGCCCGACAGCAGCTCGCGCCACCCGCCCGAATCCTTGGTCGTGACATTCACCGCTTCGCCGTTCACCGACAGCTGGGTGGTGCGCAGACCCGCGACCGTGCGATAGGTCGGTGGCGCTTCGCCGTCGCCGACCTTGAGCAGAAAATCGCTCCCATTTTCGATAGCCATCGTCTAATCTCCTCAAAATATAATCATGCGGATGGGGAGTCGCAGGATGCTGATCACGACATTGCTTTTGGCCGCCATGGTGCAGTCGTCGCCCGCGGCGACCGTCGCCACGACGCGCGTTGCCTTCACCAAATGCCTGCGCGACGACATGAAGAAGGCGCTCGAGGCCAAGGTCGAAGACGTCCAATATGAAATGCAGGTGAAATCGAACTGCGGGACCGAGCGCGACGCCTTTCGCAAGGCGGTGATCGCGCTCGGCCGCGCAAGCGGCGACTCCGAAGCGGTCGCGACCGAAGACGCCGACCTTCAGATCGAGGATTACCACGCCAATTTCACCGAAAAGTTCAAGGACTATAAGTCGACCAACACGATGCCGGGCGAATAGCGAAAACCTCGCTCTATCCCGCCAGACAGCGACACCGCACGATCGTCTCGCGGCGCCAGCCACCGTCGCGCGCGAAGGTGAACCGCGTCCGCATCACCCGCACGCTGACGACCGTCCAGCCGTCCGCCGCACCGCGCAAGCCGCCGGCCGCCGCCTCGATCCGCGCGACGGCACCGCAGTCGGCGCTCTCGCCGACGCCGTTCAACACCAGCATCACCTGCACCTCGCGCCCAGCCCGGTCCTTCGTGCCCCAGTCGCGGCCTTCCGCCCCGCCCACCGAGACATAGGGCGCGCTTGTCCGCGGCGGAACGCCGTCGAACACGCCATGCACCATCCCTGCGAGATCCGCGTCACCCGCCAGCAGCGCCAGCGCCTTCGCGCGCACCGCCTGCTCGGCGCCGCTCATCGCCCGCTTCCCAGCGTCAGTCGCCGCCACGGCTGCCACAGCGCCGCGATCATCGCGGGCGGCCCCACCCCCGTGCCGTCGCGTGCGTCGTGCAAATGCTGCGTCATCCGCACGATGCCCTGGCGGATCGCTTCGGGGATGCCGTTCGCGCCCTCGGCCATGCCGGCGCGATAGGCGATGCGCACGCGGGCCGCGCTCTCCGGATCGGTAACCGTAACGCAGGCGCTGCCGTCGCGCGCGATCGTCACGCGATACGCGTCCTCGCCGAGCGGGATTTCCGAACCGTCCGCCGACAGCAATGTTACGCCGTCGACCCCGATCACCGGCCGCGCGCCAAGCAGGATGCGTTCCGCTGACAGCTGCGCCTCCTCCTCGCCCGCGCGCACGACCAGCCACTGGCCGATGAACGCCTCGCAGATATTGGTCGCCGCACGCACCAGCCCTGCGATCACCGCGTCGTCAATCGTCGCGCCCAGCCGCAACCAGCCGCGCGCTTCGTTCAGGCTCACCGGGGCCTCGCCCGGCAACAGGCTTTCCGCCATCATCGCTCCTCCACCCGCAAGGTCATTGACCGTTCGTCGATTTGCCCGTCGCTCATCGTCACGCGATTGGTGACACGATAGACATGGCCCGCGACCCCGCCCGCCAGCGTGACGGTCACCTCCTTAAGGTCGTGCGCGCTACCGATCACGGTCACGCCGCCCTCTTCGTCCGGTGCGACCGACCAGTCGCTCGCCACGACCGCCTGGCCGCCCGGATAGGCGGCAGCCCAGTCGAACTCGAAATCGATCCGCGTGCCCGGATCCTTCACCATCATCGTCATCGTCTTCCCCTCCCGTCAGGGTTTGCGCACCGTCACGCGCCGCGCCGCCTCGCGCGCCAGCGGCAGCACCGTCTGCGGCGCCGCCGGCTCGGGACCGGCCCACTCGCTAGCGAGATCGCGCCTTGCGACATCGCCGATCGCGCGCGCGGCCAATGCCGATCCGTCCATCATGCCGCGGCCTCAAGCGCCGCGAGGCGCGCGTCCTGCGCCGCGATCAGGAACAGCGCCAGCTGATCGGTGCGCACGCCGAAGCGGTCGCCGGCGGGCGGGCCTTCGCCGGTGGCTTCCTCGTCCCATTTGTCGTGGCACAAAAAGGCATAGCGGCTGCTCGACGCCGCGCCTTCAGCGATCGGGTCGATCAGCCCTTCATCGGCCATGATCGCCCATACCGCCTGCGCGCGAACGCCAAAGTGCAGCCGAGCGCCGTCTTCCCCTTTCATGGCGATCGCGTGGTCCCATCGGAAAAAGCCGAGTTCGCCGATGATGCGGCGCGCCGCGGCTATTTCTTCGATGGTCGGCTCGCCACGCCACGTCTTTTCGCGGGCGTCCGAGGTGTTGATCGTGCCGGTGCCGGCATAGATTAGCGACCAGCGCGCCGACGACCATCCGAGCACCTGTATATTGTCTCCTCCCGGCGTCACATTTCCGGCGGCATCGACCGTCAACCGTTGGGCGCCGTCCGTAACCAGGGCGATCTGGTTTGAAGCCGACAACATAAGGCCGGTATCGGGATCGGCAGCGAAGCTATAAGCGGGCGCCGCGCTGGTCCCGGAAACGCCCTGCAATTGCCCTTCGGGCAGGATACGGAACAGGGTCGTCCCCGCCGCAAGCGGGTCGCCCGCAGAGGCGTTCGACCGGCGAAAAACGAGTTCGCCATAGGCGACATGGCTAGCGACGATGGCCCAATTGCGGTCGTTCACATTGCCGCTGCCGTTGTAAAAGGCGATGTTCGGCTGCGTCGCACTGCTTTCGAGGCGAAGCTGCGTGGCGCCCGCACCGCCTCCACGAACGTGCAGCAAAGCGGCGGGCGCGCTCGCTCCGATACCGAAATTCCCGCTGCCGGTGATCCGCGCACGCTCCGCGCCATTGGTCGCAAAGCCCAGTATATTGCTCGCGGGCTGCCACAAGCCGGTTCCGCCGTCGCCCGCAAAGCCGATCGACGGCGCGAGCGCGCTTCCGTTTCTTGCGGCCAGCGCGCCGTCCAGCGCATAACGGCCATCCCCATCGCGAAACGCCAGTGCCGACAGCGGAATATTGACCCAGCCGGCGCCACGGCGAACCGTCACTGCGTCCGTTGCGTCGCCCGCGCCCGCGCTTGCGTGCGTTGTCGACAGCGGCTGCTTCGCCTCGACCGCATCCGCCAGCCCCGCCAGTTCGCCGCCGACCGCCGTCACGCCGGCCGCCAGCGTCGCCGCCTGCGTATCGCTCGCCGCGAACCATCCGGCGCCCACGGTCAGCGCGATCGTTTTCAGTCCGGTCGCGAAATCGACCGTCGCACCGCCCGCCGACGATGCCGCCACCGTCTCGCGAAGCAAGCGGCCGTCGACGTCGATCCGGCCGGTGCCGACCTCCCATTGTTCGGGGCGGGCGATCCCCGCCACGGCATAGTGAAACGAAGCGCCGGGCGGCACCGCGTCGGCAAAGCGGCGATGACCGGGCACCGCGCCGGTCGGCGTCAGCGGCCCGGTCCCGCCGTCTTGGGCAAGCTCGCGTACCAGATCGGCAAAAAAGGGGGTCGGCATGGCAGGGCCATCCTTTCCAATAGGATTTTAATGGAGAAAATGCCGGTTGCCATTTCGTTCAGACCGAGTCGAAAATGACTTTCGCCCGCGACCCGGCGTGCTGCGTACCATTGTACATGAGCACCGGAAGCGCGGGCGACAGGCATTTGCAGGCCGGTATGGGCGGAATGGCGATCGGCATTTGGCGCCCGGCTCCGCCCCGAAAGGGTTGGACGGGCCGGGCGCCCTCGCGCACCAGCCTCTTAGCTGGCGGCGAACTTCATCAGCTTGATGGCCTGCGTATCGATGATCGCGCCGCCGACCCTTTTGGTTGCATAGAAATGCACGAAGGGCTTGTTGCTGAACGGATCGCGCAGAATCCGCGTTTCACCGCGATCGGCTATCAGGTAACCGGCGCGGAAATTGCCGAAGGCGACCGACAGGCTGTTCGCGCCGACATCGGGCATGTCTTCGGCCTCGACCACCGGATAGCCGAGCAAGGTCGCCGCCTGCCCCTCGACCATCCCCGGCTGCCACACGAAAGCGCCATCGGTCGTCTTGAACTTGCGAATGCGCGCCAGCGTGTCCGAATTCATCACCCAGCACGCGCCCTGACGATAGGGAGCCTTCAGCGAATGGACGAGCTCGACAAGCTTGTCCTGCGGGTTCGACGCCGGAAAGGCGCCCGCGGTCCCCGTCGCCAGATGCTGCAGCGTGCCGAAGGCGCGTACACCGTCGAGTTCGTTCGTGGTCGCATAGGTCAGGAAACCCTTCGGCCGGTTCGTCCCGTTGCCGGTCACGAACGCCGATCCTTCGGCGACCGCGAACTCGCGGCCGAGCTGCTCGGCCAGCCAGTCCTCGACATTGAACATCGCATCGTCGAGCATCGCCTGACTCGCCGCCGGATTGGCGTAGAGCTCGCCCGACGGCGGCGCTATCTCGGCAAAGCTGCGCGTCGCGGTCTCGGGCCGCGCCGCGGTCTCGCCGACCCAGCCCGCGCCCATCGATCCCGTCGCGATAAGCTTGCGATATCCGCTCGTCCCCGTCTGCACCACCGTCGCGATTCCGCGGATCGGCGACAGCGTCTTCAGCGTCGCCGCGATACTGCCGTCGATCTCGCGCGGCACGGCATAACCGCCCTCACCGCCCGACGCTCCCGAAAGGCTTTTCATCTCCACGCCGGCATCGATCCCGCGCCGCAGATAGCGTTCGACAAAGGCGTCGCGCGCCGGATCGGCCGCCTTCGCCCCGTCGAGCGGCAACCGCGACGCCGCCACCGCCTGCGCGTCCACCTGCGTCTTCAGCGCAGCCACCGACGCCTTCAGCTCATCCACGGCCTCGGCCGCCAGCACCGCATCGAACGCCCCCTCGAGCGCGTCGGCCTTCACTTCCATATCATCCATGCTTGTCACTCCTTCACCAAATCCACCGCGATTACCCGCGCCAAGGGCTGCATCGGCGCCGCCACCAGGCTGACCTCCGCCAAATCGAGCGCCGTCAGCTCGCGCGGCCCCGTTCCACGCGCAGCCCGCACCCGATATCCAAAGCTCAGCCCCGTCAGCGCGCCGCGCGCTACCAGCGCGGCGGCGGTCGGATGCGTCACCCGCGCCACCACGCGCAGCCCCCGCGCATCCTCCGCCAAAGTCTCGATCGCGCCGATCACGGCCCCCGGCCGGTGCTGCCACAGCAACGGCACGGCGCGTCCCTCCTTCAGACTCGCCGCAAACGCCCCCGCGCGCACCACATCGCCCCCGCGATCGACGCGGTCGAACACCGATGCATAGCCCGCGAACCTGACCCCCGCTCCCGCTTGCGAGAGGGGTCGGTAGAGGGCCCGTTCGGCTACCGCCTTCACTTCAGGAGCCCCGGCAGCCCCAGCTTCACCGCCAGCCCGACGACGACGAGCGCCAGCACACAGCGCACCGCCCAATCGACCACCGCCGCCCACACGCTCTTCTTCGCGTCGCGCCACGCGCCGAGCAGCTGCCGCAAATCGCTTACATCGTCGCGCGCCGCCTCGTCGGCGAGCCCGAGCCGCGCCAGCGCCCGCCGCGCCCCCAGTTCGCTCGCCTCCTCGACCACCGCGCGCAGCAAGGCCGCGTCAGGCGCGCCGGAAGCTCCGGCCGCACTCGTCCCCGCCAGCGCGACCAACCGCGCCAGCGCTTCGTCTTCATCCATTTGCATAACTCCTCTTCGTCACCCCGGGCTTGACCCGGGGTCCCGCTTTTCGAGCGTCGCTGAGCGGAACCCCGGGTCAAGCCCGGGGTGACGGTCCAGTTCAATCCAACCCCAGCAACGCCTTCTTCTCGTCCGCGCTCAGCCAGTCGGCCGCCGACACCTCGCGCCACAGCGCCATCCGGTCCTCGGCCAGCGCCGGCACCCGGTCGAGATCGACGCGCAGCTCCGCCCCCGCAAACCAGCCCGAAAGTCCCTGCGCCACCGCCGCCAAAATCTTCGCGCAGAGCGGCAACACCGTCAGCCGCCACAGCGCCCGATTGGCCTCGCGATAATTGGCATAGGTCGCGTCCCCCGGCAGTCCGAGCAGCATCGGCGGCACCCCGAACGCCATCGCGATCTCGCGCGCGCTCGAATCTTTCAGCGCCAGGAAATCCATCTCGGCCGGCGACAGCGACAGCGCCTGCCACTTCAATCCGCCTTCGAGCAGCAACGGCCGCCCCGCATTCGCCCCGCCCGCGAAACTCTCGGCCAGCTCCTCGCGCAGCCGGTCGACCTGCTCGGCCGACAAGGGCATGCCCTTGTCGCCCGGGTCGTGCACCAGCGCCCCCGAAGGCCGCGCCGCATTGTCGAGCAGCGCCGCATTCCACTTCGCGGCGGCATTATGCGCCGCGATCGCACCCGCAGCCGCGCCCAGACACCCCGCGCCATAATGATCGTCGAGCGGATGCAGCGCCTTCACATGCACCACCGCCACGCGCCCGGCGCCATCTTCCGCCGGAAGCACCGCGGCACTACCGCCGGCTTTATAGCGATAGGCTACCGGCCACCCCCGCGCATCGGCCTCGACCGTCACCCGCTCGGGCCGCAGCGCAAACAGCTCCGCCGGCGCCCCCGCACCATCGGTCAATATCTGCACATAGCCATTGCCGTGGAGCAGCAGCTGCGACGCCAACGTCTCGACCAGCCCCTGCCCGCCCGAAGTGCCCGCAACGAGCGCCGCCAGCGCCGGGTCGCTCGCCACCACCGGCGCCGACCCCGCCGCCTCGGCAACAAGCCGCACCGCCCGCTGCACGATCGCATTGGACAAATAGCCCTCGCGAACCTGCGCCTCCCAGCTCAACGGCGCGGGCGCCGACCAGCTCCCATACACACGCGACAAAGCGGGCCGCGCAGGATGCTGCGCGGCCTTGCGGCCAAACCAGTTCATGATGATCTCCTATGTCGCGCCCAAGAGGGACAGTACCCTACCTCTCGTCACCCCGGGCTTGACCCGGGGCCTGCCTATTCCACTCGTTCGTAATCCCCGGACGCGTTGCATCCCGACGCGACGATGGCTAATTGCTCGCAATGCACGAAAACGACGTGACGGGACTGGAAAGCCAATTCAACGAAGCTTTTTACGTGCCCGCAAAGTACGGCTGGCAGTCCAGACGCGCTATGATCCACTGGATCGAGACGGCACATCTAGAAGTCGCGCTGGCCGGTCCGGTTTACAGCATCGTGACTTCCGGTGGCTGCAACTATGTATATAGCCGCGAGGATTATTATTTCCGGGGCGTCGATAATCCGGTGGCCTTGCGAAATCGACTGCTGCAATCGCACAGCCAGATGGTCGAGATCGTCGACAACTTCATGCCAACGTCCTCCCGCGAATCCGCAGACCTCGTTTCGATGCGTCAATTCGTATCCGACATAGGCAATGTCATCGAAGCAGCATGCGATATCGAGCAGAGGCGCTGGGACGATCAAAACAATCGACAAGCCTAACACCTGACTACCGTTCAGCCTAAACCACCCGCACCCCCGGCTCCTTCCCTCTCTTCAGCCCGTCCAGCAAAGCCGCCAGCGCCCAAACGCACGCATCCGCCCGATCGGGCGAGCGCCCCGGTCCCGCATAGCCGCCGCCCACCTGCAACCCGCAAAGCTGGTCTTCCAAGTCCGCGAACGCCCCCGCATGCACCACCCGCCCGCGCTCATAGGCGATCGCGACCGGCTCGGCGCGGCGCGCCTTGCCGACGCTCGCGTGCACCGGCACCACCGGCAGCGTCAGTTCGGCCTGCCGCAGCGTATTTTCGACCATCTCGCCGCCCATATTGCTCTCGGCGACCACGCGGTCGGCGCCCCAGCGCGCCGCCGCGCTCGCCACCGCCTGCGCCCACACCGCGGGCGGCGGGTTCAGGGCGCTCGCATCCTCGACCACCGCCAGCCGCCCGTCGCGCAGCAGCGCCGCGACGACGATCCCGCACGCATCACCCGTGCTCGTCGCGGGCGGATCGACGCCGATCACCACGCGCACCGGCTTGCCGATCTCGTCGGCGCCGATCCGGCACCGCTCGATCAGCCCCCGCGTCCATAACGCGCCCTCGACATCCTCCAACATCTCGCCATCGAGCTCCTGCCGCCCCAGCCGCGTGCCGCCGTAACTCGCGACCATCGCCTCCACGAAATTCGACGGCAGATACGCGTTGTCATTTGTCCCGCCGCGCGTTTCCTCAAACCCCGGCAGCGCCATGATCCGCCGCATCAGCGCGGTCGGCCGCGGCGTCGTGGTTACCAGCACACGCGGCGCGTCGCCCAGCCGCAATCCCATCATCAGATTGTCCCATGCCATATGGCCTTGCGGCCACTTCGCCAGTTCATCGCACCAAGCGACATGATGCTCGGGTCCGCGCAAATTTTCAGCCGCCGCCGCCGAATAGAGCGTCGCCACGGCGCCGCTGTCGAAATGCAGTTCGCGCAGGCTCTCGCGCCAAAGCGGCTCCTCATCCGACCGCGCGACCGCCAGCAGCCCGCTCGGCCCTTCGATCATCACCCGGCGTCCGTCGGCATCGTTCGCCGCAACCAGCGCGATCCGGGCTCCCGGTAACATCCGCGCCCATTCGCTGATCCATTCGGCACCCGCGCGCGTCTTGCCGAACCCGCGCCCCGCGCGAATCATCCAGATGCGCCAGTCGCCCGGCGGCTCGCATTGCCCCTCCTGCGCCCAACCTTGCCACCGCTCGATCAACTCGCGGCGATATTTATATGGAAGGTCGCGCATCAACCGTCGCAACTGGCCCGGCGTCAGCGTCGCCAACAGCTCCAACAGGTCGCCGACGACATCGCGCGTCGCCTGCGCCATGTTAGAGTTGATCCCAGCCGCGCTGGCGTCGCAATATGTCGATCCGCTTCAGCACATAGGCATCGGTCTCCTCCGACGTCGGCAGTTTGCCCTTGCCGAGGCGGAGGCTGCGCAGCTTACCGTCGCGAACGCTCCCTTCATGCCGCCCGAGAACCCGCAGCGCCTGCTCCATCGTCATCGGCGCAATTACCACGCCCTCGCCCTTTTCGTTTTCGCTCGGTGACTGGCCCTCGACAACTGCCAAAGCGGCATGGAGCAACCCGATCTCCAGCCGCTGATAACCGGCGTCGAGCGCGCCCTGCCAAGCGGCCGCGAACGCCGGGTCGCGCTGGCGTATCTTGTAAAAGGTCGAAAAGGCGACACCGACCCGCTCGGCCGACAGCGTGACGTTGCAGGTCTCGCTCAGATGCTGGATGAACTCGTCACGCTTGCCCTGCGAAATTTCGCGGCGCGAGCGCTTCGTCTTGACCAGCAATCGCCCTTTCCCGCTTTTCACCACCAAGTCCATCGCCACCTCCCAAGGCAATCGGGCCGGAAGGCCTCCCGCAAAACGGAAGGCCGCCGGCCCGACTCGCAATTCTTCATGA
This DNA window, taken from Sphingopyxis sp. PAMC25046, encodes the following:
- a CDS encoding tail fiber domain-containing protein; translation: MPTPFFADLVRELAQDGGTGPLTPTGAVPGHRRFADAVPPGASFHYAVAGIARPEQWEVGTGRIDVDGRLLRETVAASSAGGATVDFATGLKTIALTVGAGWFAASDTQAATLAAGVTAVGGELAGLADAVEAKQPLSTTHASAGAGDATDAVTVRRGAGWVNIPLSALAFRDGDGRYALDGALAARNGSALAPSIGFAGDGGTGLWQPASNILGFATNGAERARITGSGNFGIGASAPAALLHVRGGGAGATQLRLESSATQPNIAFYNGSGNVNDRNWAIVASHVAYGELVFRRSNASAGDPLAAGTTLFRILPEGQLQGVSGTSAAPAYSFAADPDTGLMLSASNQIALVTDGAQRLTVDAAGNVTPGGDNIQVLGWSSARWSLIYAGTGTINTSDAREKTWRGEPTIEEIAAARRIIGELGFFRWDHAIAMKGEDGARLHFGVRAQAVWAIMADEGLIDPIAEGAASSSRYAFLCHDKWDEEATGEGPPAGDRFGVRTDQLALFLIAAQDARLAALEAAA
- a CDS encoding phage major capsid protein — encoded protein: MDDMEVKADALEGAFDAVLAAEAVDELKASVAALKTQVDAQAVAASRLPLDGAKAADPARDAFVERYLRRGIDAGVEMKSLSGASGGEGGYAVPREIDGSIAATLKTLSPIRGIATVVQTGTSGYRKLIATGSMGAGWVGETAARPETATRSFAEIAPPSGELYANPAASQAMLDDAMFNVEDWLAEQLGREFAVAEGSAFVTGNGTNRPKGFLTYATTNELDGVRAFGTLQHLATGTAGAFPASNPQDKLVELVHSLKAPYRQGACWVMNSDTLARIRKFKTTDGAFVWQPGMVEGQAATLLGYPVVEAEDMPDVGANSLSVAFGNFRAGYLIADRGETRILRDPFSNKPFVHFYATKRVGGAIIDTQAIKLMKFAAS
- a CDS encoding HK97 family phage prohead protease; protein product: MFDRVDRGGDVVRAGAFAASLKEGRAVPLLWQHRPGAVIGAIETLAEDARGLRVVARVTHPTAAALVARGALTGLSFGYRVRAARGTGPRELTALDLAEVSLVAAPMQPLARVIAVDLVKE
- a CDS encoding DUF6127 family protein: MDEDEALARLVALAGTSAAGASGAPDAALLRAVVEEASELGARRALARLGLADEAARDDVSDLRQLLGAWRDAKKSVWAAVVDWAVRCVLALVVVGLAVKLGLPGLLK
- a CDS encoding phage portal protein, which gives rise to MNWFGRKAAQHPARPALSRVYGSWSAPAPLSWEAQVREGYLSNAIVQRAVRLVAEAAGSAPVVASDPALAALVAGTSGGQGLVETLASQLLLHGNGYVQILTDGAGAPAELFALRPERVTVEADARGWPVAYRYKAGGSAAVLPAEDGAGRVAVVHVKALHPLDDHYGAGCLGAAAGAIAAHNAAAKWNAALLDNAARPSGALVHDPGDKGMPLSAEQVDRLREELAESFAGGANAGRPLLLEGGLKWQALSLSPAEMDFLALKDSSAREIAMAFGVPPMLLGLPGDATYANYREANRALWRLTVLPLCAKILAAVAQGLSGWFAGAELRVDLDRVPALAEDRMALWREVSAADWLSADEKKALLGLD
- a CDS encoding terminase family protein, which translates into the protein MAQATRDVVGDLLELLATLTPGQLRRLMRDLPYKYRRELIERWQGWAQEGQCEPPGDWRIWMIRAGRGFGKTRAGAEWISEWARMLPGARIALVAANDADGRRVMIEGPSGLLAVARSDEEPLWRESLRELHFDSGAVATLYSAAAAENLRGPEHHVAWCDELAKWPQGHMAWDNLMMGLRLGDAPRVLVTTTPRPTALMRRIMALPGFEETRGGTNDNAYLPSNFVEAMVASYGGTRLGRQELDGEMLEDVEGALWTRGLIERCRIGADEIGKPVRVVIGVDPPATSTGDACGIVVAALLRDGRLAVVEDASALNPPPAVWAQAVASAAARWGADRVVAESNMGGEMVENTLRQAELTLPVVPVHASVGKARRAEPVAIAYERGRVVHAGAFADLEDQLCGLQVGGGYAGPGRSPDRADACVWALAALLDGLKRGKEPGVRVV